A genomic region of Oncorhynchus mykiss isolate Arlee chromosome 2, USDA_OmykA_1.1, whole genome shotgun sequence contains the following coding sequences:
- the LOC118936923 gene encoding tetraspanin-8-like: protein MAVNKCIKYFLFVFNLLFWISGCIILGVSIYLKVNPVFGGLLPGLNLLIAVGTIITVLGFLGCFGAIRESRVMLMLFFVGLLLIFILLVIAGILGAVGVNKIEEWLTEKLLPLRNQSSLFQMFMQKLEEQAKCCGLIHGPSDWGSTVPASCDCRDTTQECKLADGQRKVYLRPCTKLVMSVIAKGTFITLGIAFGIAVLMIFGMAFAMTLYCQIGETYATLS from the coding sequence ATGGCTGTGAACAAATGTATCAAGTACTTCCTCTTCGTTTTCAACCTGCTGTTCTGGATCAGTGGATGCATCATCCTTGGAGTCTCCATCTACCTCAAAGTGAACCCTGTGTTTGGGGGGTTGTTACCGGGGCTGAACCTGCTGATAGCCGTCGGTACCATCATCACGGTGCTCGGCTTCCTGGGCTGCTTTGGTGCCATCAGGGAAAGCCGCGTCATGCTCATGCTGTTCTTCGTCGGGCtgctcctcatcttcatcctcctgGTGATCGCTGGAATCCTGGGAGCTGTCGGAGTGAATAAGATTGAGGAATGGTTGACGGAGAAGCTGCTACCGCTGAGGAACCAGTCGTCTTTGTTCCAGATGTTCATGCAGAAACTGGAAGAGCAGGCAAAGTGTTGTGGACTGATCCATGGACCTTCAGACTGGGGCTCAACAGTCCCCGCCTCTTGTGACTGCCGTGACACCACTCAGGAGTGCAAACTCGCAGACGGACAACGCAAAGTGTACTTGAGACCTTGTACCAAGTTGGTGATGTCAGTCATCGCGAAGGGTACATTCATCACCCTGGGGATTGCATTTGGCATCGCAGTCTTGATGATCTTTGGAATGGCCTTCGCCATGACCCTGTATTGCCAGATTGGGGAGACGTATGCCACGTTAAGCTAG